The following coding sequences lie in one Spinacia oleracea cultivar Varoflay chromosome 1, BTI_SOV_V1, whole genome shotgun sequence genomic window:
- the LOC110788394 gene encoding PX domain-containing protein EREL1 isoform X1, whose product MIRGRSPPKHRHDGTSPLPMGMDWSPPPKKWGGRDTVWPHDPRSGWSYCVTIPSWVALPKSRSSSSDPVVFYRILVGIQSPAGVTTTRGVLRRFNDFLKLFSDLKRAFPKKSLPSAPPKGLLRMKSRALLEERRCSLEEWMLKLLSDIDISRSMAVASFLELEAAARSSFLEASQPPSTENPSTTSSVSSDQNHPSLSLPALASSSSIASDYGSDTAYETSELGSPSFGRDDVSEVGLEELTLDEDLTSPMEKIVKYSMSNIDEGLLMGESILDQLESFKKHKGQSRHITDNGSALKSASLAVDRAGSSFEADPIKVVNHIRKTSNESVGSDLSSYRGGEMSNSWAPNLLSEASLDLPSGAEAFRTMGSPSSSELQYSIGDVVLPRDQQPKLDRTLMIIQRRLVTAKTDMEDLISRLNQEVAVKEYLTTKVKDLEVELETTKEKSKENLQQALSLEKERVTKMQWDMEELRRRSLEFELQLKSQDAKLPADFMSLSAFPEKDELFRELKATKDQLNILLKQHEELEVKSKSDIKLLVKEVKSLRRSQVDLKQKLDESLQEKTEVELLLQQEMERNEHALAAKRKLLHDCQTLQSQLLECNIKIVDNNFTVDSSSISDVLDLLADSDKQIGVLLAETQQLAPAPNTLSNNDDLKKTLDHELRVVLRDIFSDNAKLRKQVNNFIRSALQTDSSSNENGNQGLPRETVLKQLFET is encoded by the exons GGTGGTCGTGATACTGTATGGCCTCATGATCCTCGCTCTGGATGGAGTTACTGTGTTACTATTCCTTCTTGGGTTGCGCTTCCAAAATCAAGATCAAGTTCTTCAGATCCTGTAGTG TTTTACAGGATTTTGGTGGGTATTCAATCACCAGCAGGAGTTACCACTACACGAGGAGTGCTGAGAAGATTTAATGATTTTCTTAAGTTATTTTCTGAT CTGAAAAGGGCATTTCCTAAGAAAAGTCTCCCATCTGCTCCTCCTAAAGGTCTTTTGCGAATGAAGAGCAGGGCACTCTTGGAAGAG CGAAGGTGCTCTTTGGAAGAGTGGATGTTGAAACTTCTTTCAGACATTGATATATCTAGGAGTATGGCCGTGGCATCTTTTCTCGAGCTAGAAGCAGCTGCTAGATCTT CATTCCTAGAAGCAAGTCAGCCGCCTTCTACAGAAAATCCTTCTACAACCAGCAGTGTATCTTCAGATCAAAACCATCCAAGTTTAAGCTTACCTGCACTTGCTAGTAGTTCATCAATAGCATCAGATTATGGTAGTGACACTGCTTATGAAACATCTGAACTTGGAAGTCCCAGTTTTGGAAGGGATGATGTCTCTGAAGTCGGTCTAGAAGAGTTGACCTTGGACGAAGATTTGACAAGTCCAATGGAAAAGATAGTTAAGTACAGCATGTCTAATATTGACGAAGGCTTGTTGATGGGAGAAAGTATCCTGGACCAATTGGAAAGTTTCAAAAAGCATAAGGGGCAAAGTAGACATATTACAGATAATGGGAGTGCTTTGAAGTCTGCGAGTCTGGCTGTTGATAGGGCAGGTAGTTCATTTGAGGCAGATCCTATCAAGGTAGTCAACCATATACGGAAGACTTCAAATGAGAGTGTAGGGAGTGACCTGAGTTCTTATAGAGGCGGTGAAATGTCAAATTCATGGGCTCCTAACTTGCTCAGTGAAGCATCTCTTGACCTTCCCAGTGGAGCTGAGGCTTTTAGGACCATGGGGAGCCCTAGCAGTTCAGAACTGCAATATAGTATTGGAGATGTAGTTCTTCCGAGAGATCAACAGCCTAAACTTGATAGAACTCTTATGATCATACAGCGCAGGTTAGTGACTGCGAAAACAGATATGGAGGATCTTATTTCAAGATTGAATCAAGAAGTTGCTGTCAAGGAATACCTTACTACAAAG GTGAAGGATTTGGAAGTTGAACTTGAAACTACTAAAGAGAAGAGTAAAGAAAACCTCCAGCAGGCACTGTCACTTGAAAAAGAAAGGGTTACAAAAATGCAGTGGGATATGGAGGAACTACGGCGAAGGTCGCTAGAGTTTGAGCTTCAGTTGAAATCTCAA GATGCCAAGTTGCCAGCAGACTTCATGAGCCTATCTGCTTTCCCGGAGAAGGATGAACTGTTTCGAGAGTTAAAAGCTACTAAAGACCAACTTAATATCTTGTTAAAGCAACATGAAGAACTAGAGGTGAAATCTAAATCGGATATCAAGCTGCTTGTTAAGGAGGTTAAATCTCTGAGAAGATCTCAAGTTGATCTGAAGCAAAAACTCGATGAATCATTACAGGAAAAGACTGAAGTGGAG CTACTCTTACAGCAAGAAATGGAGAGAAATGAACATGCTTTGGCAGCAAAGAGAAAGCTATTACATGATTGTCAAACCCTTCAGAGTCAGCTTCTGGAGTGTAATATTAAGATTGTAGATAATAATTTTACGGTTGATTCATCCTCGATATCAGATGTTTTGGATCTTCTGGCAGATTCTGACAAGCAAATTGGTGTTTTATTGGCAGAG ACTCAACAACTGGCTCCTGCACCTAACACGCTTTCAAATAACGATGACTTGAAGAAAACGTTGGATCATGAGTTAAGGGTTGTGTTGAGAGATATATTTTCTGATAACGCAAAGTTGAGAAAGCAGGTGAACAATTTTATCAGGTCTGC
- the LOC110788394 gene encoding PX domain-containing protein EREL1 isoform X2 translates to MSLQCLSMPRFYRILVGIQSPAGVTTTRGVLRRFNDFLKLFSDLKRAFPKKSLPSAPPKGLLRMKSRALLEERRCSLEEWMLKLLSDIDISRSMAVASFLELEAAARSSFLEASQPPSTENPSTTSSVSSDQNHPSLSLPALASSSSIASDYGSDTAYETSELGSPSFGRDDVSEVGLEELTLDEDLTSPMEKIVKYSMSNIDEGLLMGESILDQLESFKKHKGQSRHITDNGSALKSASLAVDRAGSSFEADPIKVVNHIRKTSNESVGSDLSSYRGGEMSNSWAPNLLSEASLDLPSGAEAFRTMGSPSSSELQYSIGDVVLPRDQQPKLDRTLMIIQRRLVTAKTDMEDLISRLNQEVAVKEYLTTKVKDLEVELETTKEKSKENLQQALSLEKERVTKMQWDMEELRRRSLEFELQLKSQDAKLPADFMSLSAFPEKDELFRELKATKDQLNILLKQHEELEVKSKSDIKLLVKEVKSLRRSQVDLKQKLDESLQEKTEVELLLQQEMERNEHALAAKRKLLHDCQTLQSQLLECNIKIVDNNFTVDSSSISDVLDLLADSDKQIGVLLAETQQLAPAPNTLSNNDDLKKTLDHELRVVLRDIFSDNAKLRKQVNNFIRSALQTDSSSNENGNQGLPRETVLKQLFET, encoded by the exons ATGTCTCTCCAATGTTTATCTATGCCAAGG TTTTACAGGATTTTGGTGGGTATTCAATCACCAGCAGGAGTTACCACTACACGAGGAGTGCTGAGAAGATTTAATGATTTTCTTAAGTTATTTTCTGAT CTGAAAAGGGCATTTCCTAAGAAAAGTCTCCCATCTGCTCCTCCTAAAGGTCTTTTGCGAATGAAGAGCAGGGCACTCTTGGAAGAG CGAAGGTGCTCTTTGGAAGAGTGGATGTTGAAACTTCTTTCAGACATTGATATATCTAGGAGTATGGCCGTGGCATCTTTTCTCGAGCTAGAAGCAGCTGCTAGATCTT CATTCCTAGAAGCAAGTCAGCCGCCTTCTACAGAAAATCCTTCTACAACCAGCAGTGTATCTTCAGATCAAAACCATCCAAGTTTAAGCTTACCTGCACTTGCTAGTAGTTCATCAATAGCATCAGATTATGGTAGTGACACTGCTTATGAAACATCTGAACTTGGAAGTCCCAGTTTTGGAAGGGATGATGTCTCTGAAGTCGGTCTAGAAGAGTTGACCTTGGACGAAGATTTGACAAGTCCAATGGAAAAGATAGTTAAGTACAGCATGTCTAATATTGACGAAGGCTTGTTGATGGGAGAAAGTATCCTGGACCAATTGGAAAGTTTCAAAAAGCATAAGGGGCAAAGTAGACATATTACAGATAATGGGAGTGCTTTGAAGTCTGCGAGTCTGGCTGTTGATAGGGCAGGTAGTTCATTTGAGGCAGATCCTATCAAGGTAGTCAACCATATACGGAAGACTTCAAATGAGAGTGTAGGGAGTGACCTGAGTTCTTATAGAGGCGGTGAAATGTCAAATTCATGGGCTCCTAACTTGCTCAGTGAAGCATCTCTTGACCTTCCCAGTGGAGCTGAGGCTTTTAGGACCATGGGGAGCCCTAGCAGTTCAGAACTGCAATATAGTATTGGAGATGTAGTTCTTCCGAGAGATCAACAGCCTAAACTTGATAGAACTCTTATGATCATACAGCGCAGGTTAGTGACTGCGAAAACAGATATGGAGGATCTTATTTCAAGATTGAATCAAGAAGTTGCTGTCAAGGAATACCTTACTACAAAG GTGAAGGATTTGGAAGTTGAACTTGAAACTACTAAAGAGAAGAGTAAAGAAAACCTCCAGCAGGCACTGTCACTTGAAAAAGAAAGGGTTACAAAAATGCAGTGGGATATGGAGGAACTACGGCGAAGGTCGCTAGAGTTTGAGCTTCAGTTGAAATCTCAA GATGCCAAGTTGCCAGCAGACTTCATGAGCCTATCTGCTTTCCCGGAGAAGGATGAACTGTTTCGAGAGTTAAAAGCTACTAAAGACCAACTTAATATCTTGTTAAAGCAACATGAAGAACTAGAGGTGAAATCTAAATCGGATATCAAGCTGCTTGTTAAGGAGGTTAAATCTCTGAGAAGATCTCAAGTTGATCTGAAGCAAAAACTCGATGAATCATTACAGGAAAAGACTGAAGTGGAG CTACTCTTACAGCAAGAAATGGAGAGAAATGAACATGCTTTGGCAGCAAAGAGAAAGCTATTACATGATTGTCAAACCCTTCAGAGTCAGCTTCTGGAGTGTAATATTAAGATTGTAGATAATAATTTTACGGTTGATTCATCCTCGATATCAGATGTTTTGGATCTTCTGGCAGATTCTGACAAGCAAATTGGTGTTTTATTGGCAGAG ACTCAACAACTGGCTCCTGCACCTAACACGCTTTCAAATAACGATGACTTGAAGAAAACGTTGGATCATGAGTTAAGGGTTGTGTTGAGAGATATATTTTCTGATAACGCAAAGTTGAGAAAGCAGGTGAACAATTTTATCAGGTCTGC